From Pagrus major chromosome 6, Pma_NU_1.0, one genomic window encodes:
- the nudt3b gene encoding diphosphoinositol polyphosphate phosphohydrolase 1: MMKLKSNQTRTYDGDGYKKRAACLCFRSETEEEVLLVSSSRHPDKWIVPGGGMEPEEEPNVAAAREVCEEAGVKGTLGRLVGVFENQERKHRTYVYVLIVTEVLEDWEDSVNIGRKREWFKIDDAIQVLQCHKPVQATYFEALQESCLTSNGTPLVATIGGDLSPTYSINQSSVSGIR, translated from the exons ATGATGAAGCTCAAGTCGAACCAAACCCGGACGTACGACGGGGATGGGTACAAGAAGCGGGCCGCCTGTCTGTGCTTCAGGAgcgagacggaggaggag GTGCTCCTGGTGAGCAGTAGTCGACATCCTGATAAGTGGATAGTTCCTGGAGGGGGAATGGAGCCAGAGGAGGAGCCCAATGTTGCTGCAGCTCGAGAAGTGTGTGAAGAG GCCGGTGTGAAGGGGACTCTAGGTCGCTTAGTTGGAGTATTTGAG AACcaagagaggaaacacagaacATACGTCTATGTTCTTATTGTAACAGAGGTGCTGGAGGACTGGGAGGACTCGGTCAACATTG GGAGAAAAAGGGAATGGTTTAAAATAGACGATGCCATACAAGTGTTGCAGTGTCACAAGCCTGTGCAGGCCACCTACTTCGAGGCTCTCCAGGAGAGTTGCCTGACCAGTAACGGAACACCTTTGGTGGCCACGATAGGTGGGGACCTCTCCCCTACCTACAGCATCAATCAGAGCTCCGTCTCGGGTATCAGATAA